A genomic segment from Klebsiella africana encodes:
- a CDS encoding DUF1062 domain-containing protein produces MGYQHIAKRCPACNVKRDFAPSGAIRVNSQKKLLDIWSIYKCTHCDYTWNIALFSRLHVSKINRELLQRLMQNDAAMVHYYAADLATLKRNRAEPSGQPNFRIQEQWSVTLMACPRITVRVRVSQPFRISLLSILKKQLKLSTAEIRWLVATGYIEGIPLKQLKTKKLKAMEYHFQLAAETLYARRRITLSLRGR; encoded by the coding sequence GTGGGGTATCAGCATATTGCTAAACGCTGCCCCGCCTGCAATGTAAAACGCGACTTCGCGCCTTCCGGCGCCATCCGGGTGAATTCGCAAAAGAAGCTGCTGGATATCTGGAGCATCTATAAATGCACGCACTGCGATTACACGTGGAATATCGCCCTGTTTTCCAGGCTGCACGTCAGCAAGATAAACCGTGAACTGCTTCAACGCCTGATGCAGAACGATGCAGCCATGGTTCACTATTATGCCGCTGACCTCGCGACGCTGAAGCGCAACCGCGCCGAGCCGTCGGGGCAACCCAATTTTCGTATTCAGGAGCAATGGTCGGTGACGCTGATGGCGTGCCCGCGGATAACGGTGCGCGTCAGAGTCAGTCAGCCATTTCGCATCAGCCTGCTATCAATACTGAAAAAACAGCTCAAGCTGAGTACGGCTGAAATCCGGTGGTTGGTCGCGACAGGGTATATCGAGGGTATTCCATTAAAACAGCTCAAGACGAAAAAGCTGAAGGCGATGGAATATCATTTTCAGCTGGCGGCGGAAACGCTGTATGCGCGACGCCGGATTACGTTATCACTTCGCGGTAGATAA
- a CDS encoding amino acid ABC transporter permease, protein MTGFRWEIIEEYGPLFVDGALMTIKCTIICVILGTLWGLTLGLGRMAKAEHGPWKYILRYLVQFPVRFYVSAFRGTPLFVQIMVVHFALVPLFINPRDGLLVTSGLMSADFARELRASYGAFLSCIVAITLNAGAYVSEIFRAGIQSIDKGQMEASRALGMPWWKTMRKVILPQAFRRILPPLGNNAIAIVKDSSLASAIGLADLAYAARTVSGAYATYWEPYLTISLVYWVITFLLAQLVNRLEKRFGKSDSH, encoded by the coding sequence ATGACGGGATTCCGTTGGGAGATCATCGAGGAGTACGGCCCGCTGTTTGTGGACGGCGCCCTGATGACGATTAAATGTACCATTATCTGCGTGATCCTCGGGACGCTGTGGGGGTTAACTCTCGGTCTCGGGCGGATGGCGAAGGCCGAGCACGGGCCGTGGAAATATATCCTCCGCTACCTGGTGCAGTTTCCGGTGCGCTTTTACGTTAGCGCCTTCCGCGGTACGCCGCTGTTCGTGCAGATTATGGTGGTGCACTTTGCGCTGGTGCCGCTGTTTATCAACCCGCGCGACGGCCTGCTGGTGACCAGCGGCCTGATGAGCGCTGACTTTGCCCGCGAACTGCGCGCCAGCTACGGGGCGTTCCTCTCCTGCATCGTAGCGATCACCCTTAACGCCGGAGCCTATGTGTCGGAGATTTTCCGCGCCGGCATCCAGTCGATCGACAAAGGGCAGATGGAGGCCTCCCGCGCGCTGGGCATGCCGTGGTGGAAAACCATGCGCAAGGTGATCCTCCCGCAGGCGTTTCGCCGCATTCTGCCGCCGCTGGGCAACAACGCCATCGCCATTGTCAAAGACTCGTCGCTGGCCTCGGCGATTGGCCTGGCCGATCTGGCCTATGCCGCGCGTACCGTCTCCGGCGCCTACGCCACCTACTGGGAACCCTACCTGACCATCTCCCTGGTCTACTGGGTGATCACCTTCCTGCTGGCGCAGCTGGTTAACCGTCTGGAAAAGAGGTTTGGCAAAAGTGATTCACATTAA
- a CDS encoding ABC transporter ATP-binding protein codes for MVTETIVRGAAVSISHLHHAFTLGKQTVPVLENISLQLRPGESVALLGPSGCGKSTLLRLLAGLEAPQSGQMQIDGAALGAPGPERILVFQDPTLYPWLTVRQNVLLGPQAQGKKGLEAKADALIDRIGLQAFSEAWPRQLSGGMAQRAALARALLNEPRLLLLDEPLGKLDSLTRISMQRELIALWQQQGYTSLLVTHDIEEALLLCERVLVMSPRPGRIIAEFALPLAFPRHRDNPQLLQHRQDILRILGQEEDW; via the coding sequence ATGGTAACCGAGACGATAGTGCGCGGCGCGGCGGTGTCCATCAGCCATCTTCATCATGCGTTTACGCTTGGCAAACAGACGGTACCGGTGCTGGAGAATATCAGCCTGCAGCTGCGGCCGGGGGAAAGCGTGGCGCTGCTGGGCCCTTCCGGCTGCGGTAAATCAACCCTGCTGCGGCTGCTGGCGGGGCTGGAAGCGCCGCAGAGCGGACAGATGCAGATCGACGGCGCGGCGCTCGGCGCCCCGGGGCCGGAGCGAATTCTGGTGTTTCAGGATCCGACGCTCTACCCATGGCTGACGGTACGGCAGAACGTGCTGCTGGGCCCGCAAGCGCAGGGCAAAAAGGGGCTGGAGGCGAAGGCCGACGCGCTGATTGACCGCATCGGGCTGCAGGCCTTCAGCGAGGCGTGGCCGCGGCAGCTGTCCGGGGGAATGGCGCAGCGTGCGGCGCTGGCGCGCGCCTTGTTGAACGAGCCGCGTCTGCTGCTGCTCGACGAGCCGTTGGGTAAGCTGGATTCCCTGACCCGCATCAGCATGCAGCGGGAGCTGATCGCCCTCTGGCAGCAGCAGGGGTATACCAGCCTGCTGGTGACCCACGATATCGAAGAGGCGCTGCTGCTGTGCGAGCGAGTGCTGGTGATGTCGCCGCGTCCGGGGCGGATTATCGCCGAGTTCGCGCTGCCGCTGGCTTTTCCTCGTCATCGCGATAACCCGCAGCTGCTGCAGCATCGTCAGGATATATTGCGCATCCTCGGCCAGGAGGAGGACTGGTAG
- a CDS encoding ABC transporter ATP-binding protein, with the protein MPQRVKPAEQGLVLEALSAGYGQTLIVDDINLTIPTGKMTVLAGANGSGKSTLLSTIARMLKPLGGCVRLDGQAIHQMPTKAVSRQLGILPQSPLTPEGLTVFELVSRGRYPWQGLMRQWSEADEQAVEEALRLTGTAEFAHLPVDSLSGGQRQRCWIAMALAQQTATILLDEPTTWLDLRYQVDILELLQTLTREHGRTVVTVLHDLNFAVNYADLLVFLKQGRIVGTIRDNDVCSPALIKRVFDVDVQMSINPQTGKPFFMPFRARQAVDA; encoded by the coding sequence ATGCCACAGCGGGTAAAACCTGCAGAGCAGGGGCTCGTACTGGAAGCCCTGTCGGCCGGCTACGGCCAGACCCTGATCGTTGACGATATCAACCTGACCATTCCCACCGGCAAAATGACGGTGCTGGCCGGGGCGAACGGCTCCGGTAAATCCACGCTGCTCTCGACCATCGCCAGAATGCTGAAACCCCTCGGCGGCTGCGTGCGTCTGGACGGGCAAGCCATTCACCAGATGCCGACGAAGGCCGTCTCGCGCCAGCTGGGCATCCTGCCGCAATCGCCGCTGACCCCGGAAGGGTTAACGGTTTTCGAGCTGGTCTCGCGCGGGCGCTACCCATGGCAGGGGCTGATGCGCCAGTGGTCCGAGGCCGATGAGCAGGCGGTGGAGGAGGCGCTGCGTTTAACCGGTACCGCTGAATTCGCCCATCTGCCGGTGGACAGCCTCTCCGGCGGCCAGCGTCAGCGCTGCTGGATCGCCATGGCGCTGGCCCAGCAAACGGCGACCATTTTGCTCGATGAGCCGACCACCTGGCTCGATCTGCGCTATCAGGTCGATATCCTCGAGCTGCTCCAGACTCTCACCCGCGAACATGGTCGCACGGTGGTGACAGTGCTCCATGACCTTAACTTTGCGGTGAACTACGCCGATCTGCTGGTATTCCTTAAACAGGGGCGCATTGTCGGCACGATTCGCGACAACGATGTCTGTAGCCCTGCGCTGATTAAACGCGTGTTTGACGTTGACGTGCAGATGTCGATTAACCCGCAAACCGGCAAACCCTTCTTTATGCCGTTTCGCGCCCGCCAGGCTGTTGACGCATGA
- a CDS encoding ABC transporter permease gives MPTYSPEQALARPTGRAPLWGEGLLAAALWLLGGLFTLTWPDAGRRWPFSEGWALAQFTLGGGLLLLALSYRYWRARGARVLHAGKWLALLPVLFAVWEGLTAKSAVLPVPFFAPPQALIEVLHDDWPRLLDSLLHSQGLLGLGVLLGTSSGFITGLAIGWSQRIGYWVHPVLRLLGPVPSTALLPLCLFIFPSSFGASVFLIALSTWFPVTVLTWSGVIGIDKAWYDVARTLGASQRFLILRVAIPAALPNVFVGLFMGLGASFSVLIVAEMVGVKSGIGFYLQWAQGWAAYPNMYAALLVMALLCSGLISGLFMLRDRLLSWQRGGMQW, from the coding sequence ATGCCAACGTATTCGCCTGAGCAGGCTCTGGCGCGCCCCACCGGCCGCGCGCCGCTGTGGGGAGAAGGGCTGCTCGCCGCTGCGCTGTGGCTGCTGGGCGGGCTCTTTACTCTGACCTGGCCCGACGCCGGGCGGCGCTGGCCGTTTAGCGAAGGGTGGGCGCTGGCGCAATTCACCCTCGGCGGCGGCTTGCTGCTGCTGGCGCTGAGCTATCGCTACTGGCGGGCGCGCGGCGCGCGTGTGCTGCATGCCGGCAAGTGGCTGGCGTTGTTGCCGGTGCTGTTTGCTGTCTGGGAAGGGCTGACCGCCAAGAGTGCCGTGCTGCCGGTGCCGTTTTTCGCGCCGCCGCAGGCGCTGATCGAGGTGCTGCACGACGACTGGCCGCGCCTGCTCGACAGCCTGCTGCACTCCCAGGGGCTGCTGGGGCTCGGCGTGCTGCTGGGCACCAGCAGCGGGTTCATCACCGGTCTGGCCATCGGCTGGTCGCAACGGATTGGCTACTGGGTTCATCCGGTGTTACGTCTGCTGGGGCCGGTGCCGTCCACCGCGCTGCTGCCGCTGTGCCTGTTTATTTTTCCCTCGAGCTTCGGCGCCAGCGTGTTTTTGATCGCGCTGAGCACCTGGTTCCCGGTCACGGTGCTGACCTGGTCCGGGGTCATCGGCATTGATAAAGCGTGGTACGACGTGGCGCGGACCCTCGGCGCCAGCCAGCGTTTCCTGATCCTGCGGGTGGCGATCCCCGCCGCGTTGCCGAACGTCTTTGTCGGCCTGTTTATGGGGCTCGGCGCGTCGTTTTCGGTGCTGATTGTTGCCGAAATGGTCGGGGTGAAGTCGGGGATCGGCTTTTACCTCCAGTGGGCCCAGGGCTGGGCGGCCTATCCGAATATGTACGCCGCGCTGTTGGTGATGGCCTTGCTATGCTCCGGTTTGATCAGTGGATTATTTATGCTGCGTGACCGGCTGCTGAGCTGGCAGCGGGGAGGGATGCAATGGTAA
- a CDS encoding basic amino acid ABC transporter substrate-binding protein produces the protein MVKNLLKACCMMAALTVAGQAAAETYTVGSGGTYRPFEFENSQKQLEGFDIDIIKAIAKAEGFDVKLVNTPWEGIFATLNTGDRDIIISGITITDKRKQMVDFSAPYFPAEQSIVVAQDSQVDSLAALKNEKVGVVNSSTGDIVVSEVLGKNSTAIKRFDNTPLMLQELFEDGVSAAVGDVGVVKYYIKQHPEKQFKLVPDAKFERQYFGIAVAKGNSELLGKINAGLQKIVADGTYANIYKTWFDDNVPTLPAQ, from the coding sequence ATGGTCAAGAATTTGCTCAAAGCGTGTTGCATGATGGCCGCGCTGACGGTAGCCGGACAGGCGGCTGCGGAAACCTATACCGTCGGCTCCGGCGGCACCTACCGGCCGTTTGAATTTGAAAACAGCCAGAAACAGCTGGAAGGTTTCGATATCGACATCATCAAGGCTATCGCCAAAGCCGAAGGCTTTGACGTCAAGCTGGTCAATACCCCATGGGAAGGCATCTTCGCCACGCTGAACACCGGCGACCGCGATATCATCATCTCCGGGATCACCATCACCGATAAACGCAAACAGATGGTCGATTTCTCCGCGCCGTACTTCCCGGCCGAGCAGTCTATCGTCGTCGCCCAGGACTCGCAGGTGGATTCGCTCGCGGCACTGAAAAACGAGAAGGTCGGGGTGGTGAACTCCAGCACCGGCGATATTGTGGTGTCTGAGGTGCTGGGCAAAAACAGCACCGCGATCAAGCGCTTCGACAACACCCCGCTGATGCTCCAGGAGCTGTTTGAGGACGGCGTCAGCGCCGCGGTTGGCGACGTCGGGGTGGTGAAGTACTACATCAAACAGCACCCGGAGAAGCAGTTCAAGCTGGTGCCGGATGCCAAATTTGAGCGTCAGTATTTCGGTATTGCGGTGGCGAAAGGCAACAGCGAACTGCTGGGCAAAATCAACGCCGGGCTGCAAAAGATTGTTGCTGACGGGACTTACGCCAACATCTATAAAACCTGGTTCGACGACAACGTGCCGACGCTGCCAGCGCAATAA
- a CDS encoding amino acid ABC transporter ATP-binding protein → MIHINNLHKRFGDSHVLRGISCDIKPQEVVCIIGPSGSGKSTFLRCMNALETVSEGEVVVNGFAAHDRTTDLNKMRESVGMVFQRFNLFPHMTVLENLIMAPMNLRNMPRQQAVDLAEALLAKVGLSDKRDAWPSSLSGGQQQRVAIARALAMKPSIMLFDEPTSALDPELVGDVLEVMKNLASEGMTMVIVTHEMGFAREVADRVIFIDQGVIQEEGKPGQIFTTPTNPRTAAFLSKVL, encoded by the coding sequence GTGATTCACATTAATAACTTACATAAGCGCTTCGGCGACAGCCACGTGCTGCGCGGCATCAGCTGCGATATCAAACCGCAGGAAGTGGTGTGCATCATCGGCCCGTCCGGCTCGGGGAAAAGTACCTTCCTGCGCTGCATGAACGCCCTGGAGACGGTCAGCGAAGGCGAGGTGGTGGTTAACGGCTTTGCCGCCCACGACCGGACCACCGACCTGAACAAGATGCGCGAAAGCGTCGGCATGGTATTCCAGCGCTTTAACCTGTTCCCGCACATGACGGTGCTGGAAAACCTAATCATGGCGCCGATGAATCTGCGCAATATGCCGCGCCAGCAGGCAGTCGACCTGGCGGAAGCCTTGCTGGCGAAGGTGGGCTTAAGCGATAAGCGCGACGCCTGGCCCTCGAGCCTGTCCGGCGGCCAGCAGCAGCGGGTAGCTATCGCCCGCGCGCTGGCGATGAAGCCGTCGATTATGCTGTTCGATGAGCCCACTTCGGCGCTGGATCCGGAGCTGGTGGGGGACGTGCTGGAGGTGATGAAAAATCTCGCCAGCGAGGGGATGACGATGGTGATCGTGACCCACGAAATGGGCTTTGCCCGCGAAGTAGCCGACCGGGTGATCTTCATCGACCAGGGCGTGATTCAGGAAGAGGGCAAGCCGGGGCAGATCTTTACCACGCCGACCAACCCGCGCACCGCCGCGTTTCTCAGCAAGGTGCTGTAA
- a CDS encoding FecCD family ABC transporter permease, with protein MTRAVHRAGFRPLAFASRQLLLRPAALKIAASIVLMLLALGLYSLSRGSYPLPASTLARALLAPQEMGEQPRFILFDIRLPRILMALLCGAMLGLAGAAMQSITRNGLADPGLIGVKEGASIVVLALVLFFPAVGLVWRPLAGMVGGVAVALLVLTLARDCSRPRFILIGIGVSWSLAAAVGIFMTTADVRDVQTAMIWLAGSLQAATWPLLAVAVCWALPGAIILLCTARAADVALLGDRTAIGLGVRLQQLTVLRFFAPVLLTSASVSCVGSLGFVGLMAPHMARFVLRGGQVSLLCGSALIGALLVLVTDTLGRLAFAPLQIPAGIVIALVGCPFFVVLLWRRRDAL; from the coding sequence ATGACGCGCGCCGTTCACCGGGCCGGTTTTCGGCCGCTGGCTTTCGCCTCCCGCCAGCTGCTGCTGCGTCCTGCGGCGCTTAAAATTGCCGCCAGCATAGTGCTGATGCTGCTGGCGCTCGGGCTGTATAGCCTTAGCCGCGGCAGCTATCCGCTGCCCGCATCGACGCTGGCGCGGGCTCTGCTGGCGCCGCAGGAGATGGGCGAGCAGCCGCGCTTTATTCTGTTTGATATCCGCCTGCCGCGGATCCTGATGGCGTTGCTGTGCGGGGCGATGCTGGGGCTGGCCGGCGCGGCGATGCAGAGCATCACCCGCAACGGTCTGGCCGATCCGGGGCTGATCGGCGTCAAAGAGGGGGCCAGCATCGTAGTCCTGGCGCTGGTGCTGTTTTTCCCGGCGGTAGGCCTGGTCTGGCGGCCACTGGCGGGGATGGTCGGCGGCGTGGCGGTGGCCCTGCTGGTCCTGACGCTGGCGCGCGACTGCTCGCGGCCGCGCTTTATTTTAATTGGCATCGGCGTCTCCTGGAGCCTGGCGGCCGCGGTCGGCATCTTTATGACCACCGCCGACGTTCGCGACGTGCAGACGGCGATGATCTGGCTGGCGGGCAGCCTGCAGGCTGCCACCTGGCCGCTGCTGGCGGTGGCCGTTTGCTGGGCGCTGCCCGGGGCCATCATCCTGCTCTGTACCGCCCGGGCGGCGGACGTAGCGCTGCTCGGCGACCGGACCGCCATCGGCCTAGGCGTACGTCTGCAGCAGCTGACGGTGCTGCGCTTTTTCGCGCCGGTGCTGCTGACCTCGGCCAGCGTCTCCTGCGTCGGCAGTCTGGGCTTTGTGGGCCTGATGGCGCCGCATATGGCGCGTTTCGTGCTGCGCGGCGGCCAGGTATCGCTGCTGTGCGGCAGCGCGCTGATTGGCGCCTTGCTGGTGCTGGTGACCGATACCCTTGGCCGGCTGGCGTTTGCCCCGCTGCAGATCCCGGCGGGGATAGTCATTGCCCTGGTGGGCTGCCCATTCTTTGTTGTCTTGCTCTGGCGTCGCCGTGATGCCCTTTAA
- a CDS encoding FecCD family ABC transporter permease, translating to MSAAVLYAARRYARPRLALLLLTLLLIAASLVHLGLGARWIAPQTVLQALLEYNPRNFDQRIIVDLRLVRLAAALLTGAALGVAGLLLQTVIRNPLGEPHILGLNAGASLAVVATSALGLSFGAVPAGRPLTAACGAGLLFGGVMALASAGRGGATPLRITLCGVALSGFASAVTAAILILDEQTLLAMRTWLAGDLAGLNWSTLQTALVPALIGLGVALLIAPRLNVLALGDKVALGLGVSLVQTRLLGLLAIALLCGAAVAVAGPIGFVGLVVPHVVRRLVTEDIRLALPLAAPVGALALVLADIAARTLVAPQELATGAMTALVGAPLFIFIAARFFK from the coding sequence ATGAGCGCCGCCGTTCTGTACGCCGCGCGGCGTTATGCCCGCCCCCGACTGGCGCTCTTGCTGCTAACGCTGCTGCTTATCGCCGCCTCGCTGGTGCATCTTGGCTTAGGCGCCCGCTGGATCGCCCCACAGACGGTGCTGCAGGCGCTGCTGGAGTACAATCCGCGCAATTTCGACCAGCGGATTATCGTCGATCTGCGCCTGGTGCGGCTGGCGGCGGCGCTGCTAACCGGCGCGGCATTGGGCGTCGCCGGGCTGCTGCTGCAGACGGTGATCCGTAACCCGCTGGGCGAGCCGCATATTCTTGGCCTTAACGCCGGCGCTTCGCTGGCGGTGGTGGCGACCTCGGCGCTGGGCCTGTCCTTCGGCGCTGTCCCCGCCGGGCGCCCGCTGACCGCCGCCTGCGGCGCGGGGCTGCTGTTCGGCGGGGTGATGGCGCTGGCCTCTGCCGGGCGCGGCGGGGCGACGCCGCTGCGCATCACGTTGTGCGGAGTGGCGCTGTCAGGGTTTGCGTCGGCGGTGACGGCGGCGATATTAATTCTCGATGAACAGACGCTGCTGGCGATGCGCACCTGGCTGGCGGGCGATCTGGCCGGGCTGAACTGGAGCACGCTGCAGACGGCGCTGGTCCCGGCGCTGATCGGCCTTGGTGTCGCGCTGCTCATTGCCCCACGCCTCAACGTGCTGGCGCTGGGGGATAAGGTGGCGCTGGGCCTTGGCGTTAGTCTCGTCCAGACGCGGCTGCTGGGCCTGCTGGCGATTGCGCTGTTGTGCGGCGCGGCGGTGGCGGTGGCCGGGCCGATCGGCTTCGTCGGGCTGGTGGTGCCGCACGTGGTGCGCCGTCTGGTGACGGAAGATATCCGCCTGGCGCTGCCCCTGGCTGCGCCGGTGGGGGCGCTGGCGCTGGTGCTGGCGGATATCGCCGCCCGGACGCTGGTCGCGCCGCAGGAGCTGGCCACCGGAGCGATGACCGCTCTGGTGGGCGCGCCGCTGTTTATCTTTATCGCCGCGAGGTTTTTTAAATGA
- a CDS encoding TonB-dependent siderophore receptor — protein sequence MAADNSAAKSNNDAEETITVVADGAQQSATSGYQPLSSATATLTSMPLLDIPQVVNTVSDRVLEDQHATSLDEALYNVANVVQTNTLGGTQDAFTRRGFGANRDGSIMTNGLRTVLPRSFNAATERVEVLKGPASTLYGILDPGGLINVITKRPERQFSGSVSATSTSFGGGTGSVDITGPIEGTNLAYRLIGEYQNEDYWRNFGKNKSSFIAPSLTWFGERATVTASYSHRDYSTPFDRGTIFDLNTGHAVNVDRKTRFDEAFNITDGYSDLAQLNAEYRLNDAWTARFDYSYSQDHYNDNQARVVAYDSATGNLTRRVDGTHGSTQKMHSTRADLQGNVVMGGFYNELLTGVAYENYDLLRTDMLRCKNVKGFNIYQPVYGTLDTCNTVSASDSDQRIQQESYAAYVQDALYLTDNWIAVAGVRYQYYTQYAGKGRPFNVNTDSRDEKWTPKAGLVYKVTPNVSLFANVAQSFMPQSSIASYIGELPPEESTSYEVGAKFDLLNGITANIALFDIHKRNVLYTESIGDETVAKTAGKVRSQGVEVDLAGSITDNLSVIASYGYTDAKVLEDPDYAGKPLPNVPKHTGSLFLTYDIHNVYNSNTLTVGGGGHAVSKRSGTNGADYYLQGYAVADVFAAYKMKLQYPVTLQVNVKNLFDKTYYTSSIGTNNLGNQIGDPREVQFTVKMDF from the coding sequence ATGGCCGCCGACAATAGCGCGGCGAAAAGTAATAACGACGCGGAAGAGACCATCACCGTGGTGGCCGACGGTGCGCAGCAGAGCGCCACCAGCGGCTATCAGCCGCTCAGCTCCGCCACCGCGACGCTGACCTCGATGCCGCTGCTGGATATTCCGCAGGTGGTCAATACCGTCAGCGATCGGGTTCTCGAAGATCAGCACGCCACCTCACTCGATGAGGCGCTGTATAACGTCGCTAACGTGGTGCAGACCAATACCCTCGGCGGTACCCAGGACGCCTTTACCCGCCGCGGCTTCGGCGCCAACCGCGACGGCTCGATCATGACCAACGGCCTGCGCACCGTGCTGCCGCGCAGTTTTAACGCCGCCACCGAACGGGTGGAAGTCCTGAAGGGGCCGGCTTCGACGCTGTACGGTATCCTCGACCCCGGCGGGCTGATCAACGTCATCACCAAACGGCCGGAGCGGCAGTTCTCCGGTTCGGTTTCCGCGACGTCCACCAGCTTTGGCGGCGGCACCGGCAGCGTCGACATCACGGGTCCCATCGAAGGTACAAATCTGGCGTACCGGCTGATTGGGGAATATCAGAATGAGGATTACTGGCGCAATTTCGGTAAAAACAAAAGCAGCTTTATCGCCCCTTCCCTGACCTGGTTTGGCGAGCGGGCGACGGTGACCGCGTCCTATTCACACCGCGACTACAGCACGCCCTTTGATCGTGGCACTATCTTCGATCTGAATACCGGCCATGCGGTGAACGTCGATCGCAAAACCCGCTTCGATGAAGCGTTTAATATTACTGATGGCTATTCCGACCTCGCTCAGCTTAACGCCGAGTATCGCCTTAACGACGCCTGGACCGCGCGCTTCGACTACAGTTACAGCCAGGATCACTACAACGATAACCAGGCGCGGGTGGTGGCCTATGATTCGGCGACCGGCAACCTCACCCGCCGGGTCGATGGTACCCACGGTTCAACGCAGAAGATGCACTCTACCCGCGCCGACCTGCAGGGCAACGTGGTGATGGGCGGCTTTTATAACGAACTGCTGACCGGCGTCGCCTATGAGAATTACGATCTGCTGCGCACCGATATGCTGCGCTGTAAGAACGTGAAAGGCTTTAACATTTATCAACCGGTCTACGGCACTCTCGACACCTGTAATACCGTCTCCGCATCCGACAGCGACCAGCGGATCCAGCAGGAGAGCTATGCCGCCTACGTGCAGGACGCGCTGTACCTGACCGACAACTGGATCGCCGTCGCTGGCGTGCGCTACCAGTATTACACCCAGTACGCCGGTAAAGGCCGACCGTTTAACGTCAATACCGACAGCCGCGATGAGAAATGGACGCCGAAAGCCGGCCTGGTCTACAAGGTCACGCCGAACGTCTCCCTGTTCGCCAATGTCGCCCAATCGTTTATGCCGCAGTCGTCGATCGCCAGCTATATCGGCGAGCTGCCGCCGGAAGAGTCCACCTCTTACGAAGTGGGCGCCAAATTCGACCTGTTAAACGGCATTACTGCCAATATCGCGCTGTTTGATATTCACAAGCGTAACGTGCTGTACACCGAGAGCATTGGCGATGAGACGGTGGCCAAAACGGCGGGCAAGGTGCGTTCCCAGGGCGTGGAAGTGGATCTGGCCGGGTCCATCACCGATAACCTCAGCGTGATCGCCAGCTACGGCTACACCGACGCCAAAGTGCTGGAAGATCCGGATTATGCCGGGAAGCCGCTGCCAAATGTGCCAAAACATACTGGTTCTCTGTTCCTGACCTATGACATTCATAACGTCTATAACAGCAACACCCTGACCGTCGGCGGCGGCGGCCACGCGGTCAGCAAGCGCTCCGGCACCAACGGCGCGGATTATTATCTGCAGGGGTATGCGGTGGCGGACGTGTTTGCCGCCTATAAGATGAAGCTGCAGTATCCGGTGACGCTGCAGGTAAATGTGAAGAACCTGTTTGATAAGACCTATTACACTTCCTCGATCGGCACCAATAACCTCGGCAACCAGATTGGCGACCCGCGCGAAGTGCAGTTCACGGTGAAGATGGATTTTTAA
- a CDS encoding ABC transporter substrate-binding protein, whose amino-acid sequence MPFNQEGSMRWFVSLLLLLSGAVSAAAPQTQTFTDDLGRTVTVPLHPQRIVSMHDLDITIPLIELGAPPIASHGRTRPDGSHYLRSSAQLTGVDFDNSDIRFIGTADIDLEAVAAAKPDLIITEPSRHVSVEQLAKIAPTVSIDHLQGSAPEIYRKLAQLTGTQPRLAILERRYQEQITQLKAMVNPSQYTVSVIQANNGKVTVHHSYHALGRVLRDAGFRFPPLIERIPDGQRIDVSAEQLPELDADFVFATWRSDTGGKPQDELQAMEGVMPGWCDFMRACRTGHYVLLPREEVISNSYAALSLMVAQVQSHIAGRPIPAEAK is encoded by the coding sequence ATGCCCTTTAACCAGGAAGGTAGTATGCGTTGGTTCGTCTCATTACTGCTGTTGCTGTCGGGGGCCGTCAGCGCCGCCGCCCCACAAACTCAAACTTTCACCGATGATTTAGGCCGTACGGTCACCGTGCCGCTGCATCCGCAACGTATCGTTTCGATGCACGATCTCGATATTACCATTCCGCTGATTGAGCTTGGAGCGCCGCCGATCGCCAGCCACGGCCGGACGCGCCCGGACGGTAGCCACTACCTGCGATCCAGCGCCCAGCTCACCGGTGTGGATTTCGATAACAGCGATATCCGCTTTATTGGCACCGCTGATATCGATCTGGAAGCGGTAGCCGCCGCAAAGCCGGATCTGATCATCACTGAGCCCAGCCGCCACGTGTCAGTGGAGCAACTGGCGAAGATTGCCCCGACGGTGAGCATCGACCATCTGCAGGGCAGTGCCCCGGAGATTTACCGCAAGCTGGCGCAGCTGACCGGCACCCAGCCGCGGTTGGCGATCCTCGAGCGCCGCTATCAGGAGCAAATCACGCAGCTGAAAGCGATGGTCAACCCTTCTCAGTACACCGTCTCGGTGATCCAGGCAAACAACGGCAAGGTCACGGTGCATCATTCGTATCATGCGCTGGGCCGGGTGCTGCGCGATGCCGGTTTCCGCTTTCCGCCACTGATTGAGCGGATCCCCGATGGCCAGCGCATTGACGTCAGCGCGGAACAGCTGCCGGAGCTGGACGCCGATTTTGTCTTCGCCACCTGGCGGTCGGATACTGGCGGTAAGCCGCAGGATGAGCTACAGGCGATGGAAGGCGTGATGCCCGGCTGGTGCGACTTTATGCGCGCCTGCCGCACCGGGCACTATGTTTTGCTGCCGCGGGAAGAGGTGATCTCCAACTCCTACGCCGCGCTGTCCCTGATGGTGGCCCAGGTGCAGTCGCATATTGCCGGCAGGCCGATCCCGGCGGAGGCCAAATGA